taTACAGCATAGACAGCATTGCTGGTCTCACTATTGTCTACACCtttacacactgagagacaacagagtcctgactcactttagatcacagacacaacatcattcatttgtatatactgattgaaaatgccCCATACTATGATTTCCAGTCGTGTCTAACTCGTTAAAAATcatcaatttaaattaaattgaatctgAAATTTGAATTTTCGTGGCTTGGTTTAGGATTTTTACTGCTTAAATAATCATTTGTTATTAAACCCATGAACTTCTTTTGTATCTGTAGTATATTAGAAAAAtcctggggggaaaaaatggaaaaaataggaaaggtaccttttttttttttttttttttttacatttccaaaattaaaaaagaaaaaaaagttgcagGGATATGAAAAAGACAACAATATTTACATCACATCAGTACTGGAGTCATTccaggtttttttcttttgtcttttttttatacattttgatgatttaaagttttttccccaaaaacaaacagaaaaaaaaaaacatatattttccaTCTGTCCGTCTTCTTTATTGTGTCCCAGTCCTAAGGGTGCGCAAACTTCTGCTCTCGTCCACCGAACCAGCCCAGGATGAGTCACCAACATGCCCAATCTGCCATTCGTAATCTTAATAAGTTCATTACACTGTGAGATGAACTGAATTGGATTACTGCCTCATTACACATGACTTCCGTTTCCAGCTGACCTCGTCCTTCAGCTTTAGAAATAACCTCACTTGTTAAAGCTCAGTTTGtggataaaagaaagaaatacggTTGAGACAAACAGGTCGAAAGTGATATTATGcagttatgttaaaaaaaaaataaagcagtgaATGTAGAATCTATTAATTCTTTCATCAGAGCAGTgtctatcatcatcatcatcatcatcatcatcatcatcatcatcatcatcatggtaTCGTTTTGTGATATGTACAAAAATGATATTAGGAACAAAAGCCAAGATAATCAATATTATCTTCATCCTAATGAAGCTTGCTAATAGGATTGTTGTTCCGCTGTAggaataaaggaaaaataacCGACGCACTCTGATGATGTCGGATCTTTTTGTTTGCAGTGTTCGTAGGGTTACATAACACCTACGTAAGCCCTACATACTGTAAGTCAGTGTGGTTTGTTCTTTAAAataccagtttttttttctttcactcataATTACTAGGATATTTAACTAATAAAGCCTCTTCACATCGCTCACTCCTTAAGAAGCTTTATAACACATGACATACACTGTATTTCAGTTCTTTTATTCCTTGGATAAcgaataataaagtaaaaagctATGAAATAGTACTGCAAATGTAAAGCAAGATGATTTAAGTTTATGgtagtttttcattttttaaataaaagcataaatttgtgtgtgtgtgtgtgtgtgtgtgtgtgtgtctgtagggtgggggtggtgggggGGTGCTGTAGgtcatttttgtaaatgtttgtaaataataattttaagtaaaatatttagGTTTAAGAGTTGAAGGGTTAATAAATGACAAGTTTTACTTTCATATCTCTTTTATGGTTTCATGTTGTTTAACAATTATAGCAGCTATTTTtgacccatcctgaggcatctagagatgtaccagctccagtcgcATTGTACTTTGGACATGTTGGACATTTTAAGAGAAGATGCCGACTCtatgtggtctctgaggacaacaacctcctcatccaTACACAATAATCAGACTGTATCTAggtgtagaaaggacattattcataataacactctctggtgtttataacagtttataatcacaccctctagtgtcacccaaatgaggatgaagttcacttttgagtctggttcctctcaaggtttcttgctcttccatctaagggagtttttcctcaccacagtggCCTCAGACACAGTCGCTGAGACGACGTCCATcgttaaaaacactatacaaataaatttgaattgaattgaattgaattataaaaAGTCGTTCACTCACCAGCTTCTATTTTTTTGCCTCAAccgacaaaacaaacaaaaaaaactctttatcTTCCATGTTACAGAGGCTCCACAAAGTGCAAACTGTCTTCTGAAGACTTTTGTATGAATACAGACTGTTTCTGTTCAAAGCTctgagactggagactccttccataaaaaataaataaacagctcatttattataactattataacGTAGATATAACGTTtccttttgtttaaaaaaaacaacacaattttaaCGTTTATTATTAGACACGAGATTACGTAGAGCTCACGCATgtgctgttaccatagaaacagtaTCGTTATCGTATTAGCCGATGAACCACAGGCAGATCTGCTGTTTcgtttctgaccaatcagatttgagaattaaaaacaaacctataaaacacacagacatcttTTGTCTTTTCGCGTGCACAGGTGAATCAAAAACACTTTTTACCTCCTCTTTATTATAACGTCATTTTAACTTGTACAACAGAGCAACAGATATGTCATGATTGTGTTGAGCGTTTAGACTCGCTAACGATGCTCACGGACAACCGGAAAAAAAGACGTACACATGGAAAGTGTTATAACACGAGATTATGTCGCTTGACTGAGGTGTTTGTCAGTTGGTGGTAAAGTAAATGTGGACAAATTCTCAGCAACTGAAGTCAACATTTTCTCATAGCTCCCAGTTTATTGGATGTTGATGTTTCTCATTATGGCGTAACGGACCGtaagtgtatttattgtgtaattGTGCTAATTGTCATTTCTGAGagaatatttgatattttttaatcatttggtCATGATTTCAAAGTCACTGTGCTTTTACGCTGTCTTGACGAGGTTTAGCCTCAGTCAGTCTCTGAGTTACATCATTCTGggaaatacagaatatatacgtgtgtagtttagaagaaaaacaaaacagcacaatGTGCCATATCAACACATCCATGTGGTCAGTTATCTGTAATGAAACTAAACATTATTCACATAAATAACCACGAATGCTCTCCTAAACATTACACCAATCAAAGGAAACTGGATTGAATAAAGACCTTACAGACTCCTGCACtccataacaaaaaataaaatcatttgcaGTTTACACtttgcattaataaatacagagatattacacaataataaataaatacaccattTATAAGTGTCTCAGTCCCAGTAAAAAGCTGTTGTTGTTGGAGATGAGTGAGAAAAGCCCAGTGTTTAAGAGACGTGTCTTCAGGGTGTATCGGACAGGAGCGTGTGCCAGCGCGCTGTTTCCACCTGCCCTCGGCTGCACATCTCCTTCCAGTGCTGTTGCCCCGCCTCTGGGCCCTcagagccaatcagaacacgGCCGAGCACGCTGCTTTTCGTGTACAACCGTCCCTGAGGAAATGCAGCACAGTTTACagaaagtttttattttgaaaaaagtaaaattaaaaaaaaaataataataataattaatgaattaaaaaaatgacatttccaCTTAAATGTCATGTCAAGTATTCTCCTCTGTCCTAAAAATGTTTagtcctgacactggagactccttccttaaatgtTAAATCAACACCTCTATAATTGTTCTTGTTAAATATCCCTTTTAAAAATAAGtatattaatattgttgttaGATTTTTAAAGGCTGAAAAGTGAATATATGACTATACTGTAAAAATCCTATCTTATTCGATTGTGTGCGTTATTGTAATGATTTGTCTTTCAActagagaaaatgaatgaacaagttctaaccaatcagaattgagtaTTTAACAGGGATGAGGCTTTAATAACACTTTGATGTCTGTGTCAGCGATGATAccatgatgttttattttgtttaaacatgTCATGGACGGTTCGGACAATTCCGGCTTGTTTCTATCCTGTCtttgttgatgttttgtgcTCTCACCTGTGTTTTCCCCACCCCATATTTAGCCCGTTCCTccctctgcacacctgtaccTCATGTTTTATGTGCACTAATTACCTCACAATTCATacttgcatgtttttttgttacCTGAATTTCTCTGTTTTaggtttttgcttttttgtatcCTGTTTTAAATGTTAGTCTTTTATGTTTTCCCTAGTGTTTTCCTGTGTCTGTTAATTtaggttgtttgtttgtttttttgtttgttttgtttgtacattTAGGTATGTTTTTTTAGCCACCTGTTTTctgacaaaacatttaaaaatgagaaatttaaaacaatacacaatatttttGACAAGAatttcgttttgttttgttttgttttgttttgtagctTCTGACTTTTGCACATATGTACCCAAAAGTGCTTTATTTAATATGTGAAACTACCCCAGCATTTCATGATGCTTTACTGAAATGTGAGTTTTTTTGCAATGATATGCTAAAAGTAGAAAGTTATTAATATGTTAATGAACAGTCCTTAACTCTGAGAATGATACAAGCACAAtctctttgtgtctttctgcccattaaaacaaatatcgtcattggaaaaaaaaacaattgagaAAGATAAAGATTTGTTGTTGGAAATATagttaaataattgtttttaagaATTAGAAAGGTCTGATGTCTCCAGTTTACCTGCATGATGATGAACTCCAGGACTAGCTGCAGTCTGATGATATCACCGGGCGGTAAATCGAACAGGAAAGGTGCGTTCCACACAGCGTTCGGTCCGCTCGCTCCCTTCGTCTCTTTAGTACTGATCACTTTCCCGCCATGACGCAGGTTGATAACAACGTAATGATCTGGACCAGATAGAGAACATGAACCAAATAGGATGCGTTGgatcttatatactgtatatacttatgTGCTGGTTGAACATTTTCTTCATAAACAGATCAATTACTGAACATAATTACATTTGTTGAAGCTGTGGGTTTATCAGATTTAGCATGCTAATTGAGGCTTTTAGGAAACTAATTGGAGTAATTGTTTAATTAAGAAGGATAATTTCCTTGTATCGCATTATCACACTGGATCTGAGGAGTTGCTGCTAACattgtaataaaacattattctgGACTCAGATAGCAGCATCTTGATCAAAAAAactacatatatactgtatgtgtgtgtgtgtgtgtgtgtgtgtgtgtgtttgtagctaGCATACCTGCAGCTCCAGGCATTCGTGTTAGCTTGGCCAGGTTCTCCGCTTTGCGCACCATCACTTTGATCCGATGAGCCTGAGTCTGGTACTGAAGCAGGACAAAAAGTTGACCCAAAGGCTTTAAAATGCACACCGACGTCCTCAGCGTGCCCAAAGTCTCCTGTGTGCTGTGACTCTGAAACCACACGTGAGAAAAAGAGCTGTAGACGTAGGctgaataaattaatttctaTCCTAGTTGCACCACAGTTCTGCTGAATCCCCACATGTGCTTGGGTTTGAaggttcagttcaattcagtttattgtaaagcacttttaacaaatgACATcgtatcaaagcagctttacacaagcatagaaacagaataaaacttataaagtttaatttatttgatagTTCtataaggagtctccagtgtttatttatttgtttttaacatttttctttttttttcttagtattttttttatattcattttttttttttttgcattaatgtgAAAAACAGGCTGGTGAATAAACGACTGAATTTAACTGCTAAATTGTAAACAAATGCAGAAACAAAGTTGTTGTtgcattaaatgtaactctaaacagataaaaaatgtgTTAGTAAAAAGTCTGTATGAGGAATACAACGCTTCAGGACTCAGAGGTGGGATTAGTGCTCCAGATAAAACAGAAGAGCTGCACAGATAAGAGCTTCTTGGTATCGTAGCttttatattaactttataAAGAGTTTAATGAGATACAGTACGGTGTTAATGACGTCTAAACCAAGTCGAGTTCTGACTCGGCATAGAGTTAATGCATGATTAATAAAGTGGAGTGGACTTTTATTCTGTAGTTCTGCAGTGCATCAGTTTAATgcctttaatataatatttcatgACAGAATTCTAGATAATGGCTCGATGTGATTTGTGTTGGTTATGTGTTGAGATGTTGGTGTTGTGGGATGATCGGTGGGACGAACAGCTTTTATTACTCAACAGTCTTGGCTCCAGGATTATTATCCAGGATTCTTGGCTCCAGGATTAATTATAATCATActcaacccacacacacacacacacacacacacacacacacacgcacacacacaaagacacatactgAGGAGCTcaactctgtatgtgtgtgtgtgtgtgtgtgtgtgtgtgtgtgcgcttcaACATCTCTTCATAACGAACACCTCACTCACAAATGTCACTGACTGATCTCTCTGCAGCCTGGAAAAGTAAGATAGAAATTTTCTTCTTCAGTGTGAATTCAGACTAAAATTGATCACGagacaaaagaggaaaaaaggccAAGCCACGTTTAGATTAAGTAGAAATAAGTAGCTTAAGGGTGCAGCAAGTGCAAGAATCCAAGCATGTGGGTGTTTTGACATTTATCATCTCTGCCTCTTGTCTTGTCAATAGTTTGTTTTTGATTGTGTGACATTCACTCGCTCGTCTTTATAAACctcttctgtctttgtcttatCATCCACTCATTAATACCAAATTAACTTTGTATTAGTCTGTTCCCTGACCCTCACTTCTGACTTTTCACTTTCTTCTGATTAACTTTAAGAGTTACTTGTAGTGTTGTAGAACAGgggtgtccaaccagtcagagacacaaagagccacatcatacacatgggcacacatgaacattccctgccattttgagagcgaacgtgacacaaattgtttactcaaatgattttgctcttactgggaaactttgaggtattttcatcccactcacatgcacgTTTGatgaaaataccgtattgaactcaagcgacacgaacacgcacaataaaaagacacaaaatacaaacttcgatatgaacgtaagagccgcatgaaaccgggcaaagactTCATCCCTGTTGTAGAAAATACTGAAGACAAGTTATTACCTGTTatcacattatagcatctaAAGACGTGCCAGAAAAACACTGGTAACAAAgcattaacactggagactccttacctGAGTGTTAAACAGACATCTCCTTACACTTGGTTTAAAGTTAACTAAcacgttttttctttttgttttttttttcaaaactctGAATTGATTTTGAGCTGAAACTATCGTCAGCGCTTCTGTTATATAAATTTAATCAATttaaaccttctgaccaatcggatgGGGAATGAAACAAAGCTGTAGGAGAATagttttaaaatacattagCCTCAGCACTCCAGAAGCAAACAATGGACACCAAAAGTGTTggctaacaaaaataaatcaataaagaaagaatttttggTAAATGGAACGTTTTCTCTTTTCATATTCAGGCAGTTTTCTGTTTGACACGCTCTCAAACTTCTTACCTTTATCTTCCTCTGTCAATCTCTCTGTTTATGTcttttgatctctctctctctctctctctctctctctctgagtaaATGCCCTCTGGCACCATTTTCCTTCTCCACGGAGGACAAACCGTGGGTGTTGCGCCACTCCAGTCACTCAGCAGTAATCCCTATCAACATCTCTCAGCGGAGTGGAaaatgcagcacacacacatttacacacacacacacacacacacacacagggagagctACGCTCTGATTACAACGCCACATTCTCACGGCAATAGAGCACGTGAGAGTGATATGGATTATTACAGGAGCTGCATTTTCCATCCACCTGCGTCACCTGGATGAAGGAACACCAGAGACACACGGCCACAGCGCTGACCTCAGAATCGGGAAGTGTGACGGAGCAGACGGAGCTGATGACACATCACCAAACAGGCCAGAGGCAAATCTGATATGCCGTGTTGCTCAATCACAGCTTTTCCGCATCGAAATCTAATCTGAGTCATCTCGTTTACAAGATGCACCGATGATTGGTTTATAGCTCTCAGGTTCAGGTCCATTGACCGAGTCGATTGATTGTAGATCAACACAACTGTGAGAGTCCTTTTAGATTATACAATATATCTGTTTATACGTTCTTAGGGAAATATACAACTTTGATGTAAACAGAGTGACAAAAATGGGGTCAGTGTAAAACTAAGAGATTTCTAGTATTCCTAGAATTATTGTACTTAGAAACGAActatataaatgaatgtatgAGCAAATTGTGGTTATAGATAAGATATAAGGTAATAGATCAGTAGAAAAGTCACTTAatttggggcacggtggcttagtggttagcacgttcgcctcacacctccagggttgggggttcgattcccgcctccaccttgtgtgtgtggagtttgcatgttctccccgtgcctcgggggtttcctccgggtactccggtttcctcccccggtccaaagacatgcatggtaggctgattggcatctctggaaaattgtctgtagtgtgtgattgcatgagtgaatgagagtgtgtgtgtgtgtgccctgcgatgggttggcattccgtacagggtgtatcctgccttgatgcccgatgacgcctgagatcccagtgacccgaggtagttcggataagcgatagaagatgagtgagtgagagaagtcTCAGCTAAGAAATAATGTCTGTTTGTTACCAGCTGATATAATTCCTGTTGTGCAAGCTGTGTAACGTTTTTACCTTAGAAAGTTTTCCTTTAAagattttcctttttaaaaaaatgttttataatccTCTATAAACGAATGTTCCTGGGCTGCTGTGAGTCACGCCTGTCACGACAATCCTGTAACAGCGATTCGGCTTTAGTGCTGTGTATCAGAGGTGTCAGGTCACAACTGGTGAGAAATTTAGTAATGCATATGTCATACGCTGCCTCAGAGAAGTCAGACATCATCAAGCTCCAGCTGTAGGCTTAAAAGAAGTCCAGCTACACAGCTACACAGTGGCAGGCAGGagtcatcagccaatcaggggAGAGATTGAGAGTGGATGATTGCGATTATgtgatatagaaaaaaaataaacacttcaagACTGATGGGTTAGACGATattcagtgctgctgaatttGTTTTGAAGTGATTTAGTTTTAAAGCTAAGGAGTTTCTGGTGTTGGTGAGTTTCTTCAACTTCTTCACTTCGAATCTGGACGTATTTcgcttttttattaaacaattgtTTGTGAAAATAAACCAACATTACTGCCACTAATCATttgcaattatttaaaataaaatgttctttttctgtatAAATGAGTTTATTAGTTCTCCTATAGAATTGTAACATGTTTCTGTACCTTTTTTACTCGCCTCCTGGCAGGATTGAGTTGCCGGTTGTATGTGATGGTGGTATCAGGCTCCCAGTCCATCTCGCTACAGTTGAGCTCTAGATCACCAAGCGGTGTCTCACGGAGTCCTGAGAAATCTTTCCCAAACACGGCCAGTTTGAGAGTGCAGGAACGAAGTTCTTCTACGGAGCCGACATTCAGAGTGAACACCTGAGTCTGAGGCTCCAGGCTCAGGCTGTTTCTGCGTGATGGTACGGCCTGCAGGGCAGCGGGGCACATCGGGGGCAGGCTGGCACGCACCATAGCACCACTGAGCCTTCTGGAGCCCCTGAAAACATTGAGGATCATGACGGTGAGAGTGCCATCTGCTGGATGGAACAGCAAGGAGAACTGAAGTGCAGGAGGCTGCTTGTTTGGGAAGGAACTGCGTCTGGAGCTCTGGCTTGAGCTGTACTGAGATGGAGAGAGCTCCACCTGCTGGCTGGATGGCGAATGCTCAGGGTCAGAGCCTGTCAGGAAGCTGTCTCCAATTACTGTTGAGCGTCGGTCCAGAGCACGGCGTGATTTAGACACCAGGCTAAGTTTAGGGATACTCGGGAGCGAGGCTCGGCCATGGACGGTCGGTTTAAATGGGGAACAGGGAACAGAGGGGGTGCTCAGGCGGCGAAGGGCAAACCGAGACTTCTGAGGGACATTCAGACTTGTTGAGACCTGAGGAAAACTGCCCTGGTTGTCATCAGAAGGAGTGAAGCTGCTGGCTCCTGATGGATAGTCCAATACGTCACCGTCCAGCTCTTCATACTGCTGCTTGACTGGAAGAATTTTGATTGATGGAGACGAGCTGAGAGTTACAGTTACATGATCTGCAGGGGCAGACTGCAGGTAAAACCCCTCCTCTTTGGTGTCAGAAGATTGGGATTTCCTGCGACGCCAGCAAACAATGCAGCCCAGCACGAGGCCGAAGCAGAAGACGGCCAGACCGACAGCCAGGAGGATCTGTAGATGAACTGAGACAAACTCACTGATATCACTGAATAGTTCACAAATCTTAATGTTTTGCCTTAATAATCAGTTTGAACGTTTTATACGTGTAGGAGTCAAGCTATATGAATCAAATCTTTCACTTTTATCATCACAGTCTCTGTTATTCATCTGGAACACAAAACCATCAGCTTTATCTCTGCACTTCTTGCTGGCTTGCATTGTATCTCACTTCTTTTAGTGGTGCAGTTTTTCATCCTTCTCTAAACAGCACACATCGCTCCTTATCTGATTACAGGACACAGGAAATATCCATCTGTCCTCATCACAGCTAGATGGAGACGACGCAAACACACTCAAAGCTTTGATCTAAAACAGAGCCACCATGTGACTTCGACAGGATCACGATTGCTCCTCTGCTGATGAGGACGTGGCTGAGAATTTCTTAAGCTATATCTGTAAGGTCAGTGTGTAAGGTCAGGACGAGATTATATAATCGTATTAAACATGCATGTTTTCTCAACTCCATGGCTTGAGGACAGCAAAACAACATCTAAGCATCTTGAGTGTCATGAAACGTATAAGTGCAAAGTTATTAGTGCATTAAAGCAGGAGTACTTGAATGTTTTGCAATCAATCAGAGACATCATTAATTctcaaaaacatttaacagcTTTTAGTTTTAGAAGATTGCACCAATGAGCTGACAATATTTATAGATTTCCTGATGAGGTATTGTTGTTTGGATGTTTCATAAGTCTTTTAATTCAAAGCGTCCAGTTAAATAtgtagtggttaaggttctggactaccaatcggaaggttgtgagttcaagtcccatgtctgccactgctggggccctgagcaaggcccttaaccctcaattgctcagttgtataaaatgagataaaatgtaagtcgctctggataagggagtctgctaaaaTGCTGTTAATGATAGTCATTTTGATTCCACTGCACTAACAGACCCCCTGGCTATGATTCATGAACCCCTGTGGATCACTACAAGGTAAATTACATgtgtgccaatacttttgttaAGACCGAGAAAAATCAAACATTAAGACAGTGGGTTTAAGCACTGATGGAGCTAAAATGCCACAAACTTAAACCACACTCCTATCCTCGTATGTTTGGTCAGGATTACCAGCATCAGTACGGTCATTTCATATGGAGAAAGCTGTGAACCCTAGTTGTACCGAGACCCTGACTCAGCACACTGCAGTTCTCACACACAGCTAAACCCAGTGAACTGAAATCTGTTTGCAGATAAAATTCCCCACAATAAAGTGCTGTTTACACTTATTAAAAGGTGGAAAATGTTCTATATGCCTCTCGCAATCCTTCTAAGTGCCTGTGATAAGCTGAGAGCCAGCTCAAGATAAAAATGAGTCACATGGTTGAGTTGTGGTTAAGCAGATGGAGAGCAAGAAACTTCATACAATTACAGAGCACAGGCAAAGCTTTCGGAGCTTTATAGCAGTGAggagacagaaacaaacagtaTATTAACTTAAAACATGACTAAAATGATCGGATTAATCAATTAgtaaacatcattattattaagagtaataatagtagtattGTTGAGGTTGGTTGGAAttccaaatataaataaataaataaataaataaaataaaaaggcataatataaatgtataattatatttatattaaataaatatatttatataaaataaatataataataaatatcattataaacaaacaaacaaacaaacaaacaaataaataaataaataataaaatacaatacaataatgataatgattatttttatatttatttcatataataataataataatattttcataataataataacaataacgttattattatttttataataataataataataataataataataataataataacaataataataagtgttattattattgttgttgttattattattattattattatttactgttaataTGATTATGTTTACCTTCTAACTGAATGCGCATGGTTCCAGCGCGCGtgcctgtaatgagtgttgCCGGTAAGTGCACGCGCTCGCGCTCGCGCTGTCCGCTCTCCGGGATCAGGATCAGTTTTCAGCCTCTTGACTCTGCCGCATCGCGCGCTCACCGGAGACGAACTAAGGCACGCGATCATTcagcagaaaacaaaacataaaccgGTGCCCTGGGGGTGTGTTCAAAACCACGCCCACTGCTGCCTCCTCCGCGGTCCGATTGGTCAGTCTTCAAAACATTCTTTCAAGAGTTCCAAACAGTGTGATTGGTCAGTTTTCACTACTTTTACAGCCAATCACAGCCGCTCctattataatgattattataatgAAAGACAGAACACTTTCCTCAGGACGAAGCTTGTAGCTGGAAGTTAATTTTGAGGAACTTTTTCTGTGTTAGAACTATTTGCTATTTGCTTTATTTCCTTAGTGGTCCATGAGGGAAAGATTCATTTTATTCTGCAGATAAAATATTCCAGTATTTTCCCAT
Above is a window of Tachysurus vachellii isolate PV-2020 chromosome 9, HZAU_Pvac_v1, whole genome shotgun sequence DNA encoding:
- the LOC132851450 gene encoding synaptotagmin-5, whose protein sequence is MRIQLEVHLQILLAVGLAVFCFGLVLGCIVCWRRRKSQSSDTKEEGFYLQSAPADHVTVTLSSSPSIKILPVKQQYEELDGDVLDYPSGASSFTPSDDNQGSFPQVSTSLNVPQKSRFALRRLSTPSVPCSPFKPTVHGRASLPSIPKLSLVSKSRRALDRRSTVIGDSFLTGSDPEHSPSSQQVELSPSQYSSSQSSRRSSFPNKQPPALQFSLLFHPADGTLTVMILNVFRGSRRLSGAMVRASLPPMCPAALQAVPSRRNSLSLEPQTQVFTLNVGSVEELRSCTLKLAVFGKDFSGLRETPLGDLELNCSEMDWEPDTTITYNRQLNPARRRVKKSHSTQETLGTLRTSVCILKPLGQLFVLLQYQTQAHRIKVMVRKAENLAKLTRMPGAADHYVVINLRHGGKVISTKETKGASGPNAVWNAPFLFDLPPGDIIRLQLVLEFIIMQGRLYTKSSVLGRVLIGSEGPEAGQQHWKEMCSRGQVETARWHTLLSDTP